One stretch of Armigeres subalbatus isolate Guangzhou_Male chromosome 2, GZ_Asu_2, whole genome shotgun sequence DNA includes these proteins:
- the LOC134210609 gene encoding serine/threonine-protein kinase tricornered — translation MNMTATDNTIRFSDHTLDKATKAKVTLENYYSNLITQHGERKQRQAKLEASLKDEALSESQRQEKRMQHAQKETEFLRLKRSRLGVEDFEALKVIGRGAFGEVRLVQKKDTGHVYAMKVLRKADMLEKEQVAHVRAERDVLVEADHQWVVKMYYSFQDSVNLYLIMEFLPGGDMMTLLMKKDTLSEECTQFYIAETALAIDSIHRLGFIHRDIKPDNLLLDARGHLKLSDFGLCTGLKKSHRTDFYRDLSQAKPSDFIGTCASPMDSKRRAESWKRNRRALAYSTVGTPDYIAPEVFLQTGYGPACDWWSLGVIMYEMLMGYPPFCSDNPQDTYRKVMNWRETLIFPPETPISEEARDTIVKFCCEAERRLGSQRGIEDLKLVSFFRGVDWEHIRERPAAIPVEVRSIDDTSNFDDFPDVALEIPAHPTPEGEVLKDWVFINYTFRRFESLTQRGTPTKK, via the exons ATGAACATGACCGCGACGGACAATACGATCCGCTTCAGCGACCACACACTGGACAAAGCGACCAAGGCCAAAGTGACACTGGAGAACTACTACAGCAACTTGATCACGCAGCATGGCGAGCGGAAACAGCGGCAAGCCAAGCTGGAGGCCTCCCTCAAGGACGAAGCCCTGTCGGAATCACAGCGCCAGGAAAAGCGAATGCAGCACGCCCAGAAGGAAACGGAATTCCTGCGGCTCAAGCGGTCCCGCCTGGGGGTCGAAGATTTTGAAGCACTGAAGGTGATAGGACGAGGGGCGTTCGGTGAGGTGCGGTTAGTGCAGAAGAAGGACACCGGTCATGTGTACGCCATGAAGGTGCTGAGGAAAGCGGACATGCTGGAGAAGGAACAGGTGGCGCATGTGCGGGCGGAGCGGGATGTCCTAGTCGAAGCCGATCATCAGTGGGTGGTCAAGATGTATTATAGTTTTCAG gattcggtcaaTCTATACTTGATTATGGAGTTTCTACCAGGTGGGGACATGATgacgttgctgatgaagaaggATACATTGTCGGAAGAATGTACACAGTTCTATATCGCCGAAACGGCACTTGCGATCGATTCTATCCACCGGCTTGGATTCATTCATCGTGATATCAAACCCGACAACTTGCTGCTGGATGCCCGCGGTCATTTGAAGCTTTCCGATTTTGGACTGTGCACcggtttgaagaaatctcaccGCACCGATTTCTATCGGGATCTGTCGCAGGCCAAACCGTCCGACTTTATCGGCACGTGTGCGAGCCCGATGGATTCGAAAAGGCGGGCGGAAAGCTGGAAACGGAATCGACGGGCACTGGCCTACAGTACGGTGGGAACACCCGATTACATCGCTCCGGAAGTGTTCCTGCAGACGGGTTACGGACCGGCCTGCGATTGGTGGTCGCTGGGGGTCATCATGTACGAAATGTTGATGGGCTATCCGCCGTTCTGTTCGGACAATCCGCAGGACACCTACCGGAAGGTCATGAACTGGCGAGAGACCCTCATCTTCCCACCGGAGACTCCGATTTCCGAGGAAGCGCGGGATACGATTGTTAAATTTTGCTGTGAGGCTGAGAGGAG ATTGGGTTCGCAACGTGGCATCGAGGATTTAAAGCTGGTTTCCTTCTTCCGAGGTGTCGATTGGGAACACATACGCGAACGACCCGCCGCCATTCCGGTTGAAGTGCGCTCGATAGACGATACGTCCAACTTCGACGATTTCCCCGACGTGGCGCTGGAAATAC CCGCCCATCCCACACCAGAGGGTGAGGTCCTCAAGGATTGGGTGTTCATCAACTACACCTTCCGACGGTTCGAGAGTCTCACGCAGCGTGGCACCCCGACGAAAAAGTAG